The Anabas testudineus chromosome 14, fAnaTes1.2, whole genome shotgun sequence genome includes a region encoding these proteins:
- the scn4bb gene encoding sodium channel, voltage-gated, type IV, beta b isoform X1: MFFSNETNKTEVVDCYLHTAQDDSSTVQTYLVFCIPASISGVWYAQALEMSVGKIPFLEAVNGSTVVIPCTYASCIGIKNLYFNWQFNDNGTMQKVCESVIPSEGIEPHVSIYRERVEFVGKNHNNNISILLWNITFEDGGEYTCFGRNPKEKDKNHSAIFNLIVVDELRVVDNTLTIIIASAVGGAIALLMGFMLLKNLTLFVLAKLEEKNKECLVTSSGIDNTENGLSGSKADSKPTPKKK, from the exons ATGTTTTtctcaaatgaaacaaacaagacagaagTCGTCGATTGTTATTTACACACAGCACAAGATGATTCTTCCACTGTACAGACGTATCTTGTGTTTTGTATTCCTGCTTCCATATCAGGTGTGTGGTATGCTCAGGCCCTCGAGATGTCTGTGGGCAAGATTCCCTTCCTGGAGGCGGTGAATGGCAGCACAGTCGTGATACCTTGCACATACGCAAGCTGCATCGGCATCAAGAACCTGTACTTCAACTGGCAGTTCAATGACAATGGTACCATGCAGAAA GTGTGTGAGTCTGTGATCCCATCAGAGGGCATCGAGCCACATGTGAGTATATATCGAGAGCGGGTAGAGTTTGTGGGgaaaaatcacaacaacaacatttccaTCTTGCTGTGGAACATCACCTTCGAGGACGGAGGAGAGTACACCTGTTTTGGACGCAACCCAAAAGAGAAGGACAAGAACCACAGTGCCATTTTCAACCTCATTGTGGTGGATGAGT TGAGGGTGGTGGACAACACGCTGACCATCATAATAGCATCAGCTGTAGGTGGAGCCATCGCGTTGTTGATGGGCTTCATGTTGCTCAAGAACTTGACCCTCTTTGTTCTCGCCAAGCTTGAGGAGAAAAA TAAGGAGTGCCTTGTAACGTCATCAGGGATagacaacacagaaaatggCCTCTCAGGATCCAAAGCTGATTCAAAACCAacaccaaaaaagaaatga
- the LOC113170333 gene encoding transgelin-like, translating into MANKGPAYGLSREVQSKIDKKYDPELEERLVEWIVAQCGSAVGRPEEGKTGFQKWLKDGCVLCELINSLHGANKPVKAIKSSGMAFKQMEQISMFLRAAENYGITKTDMFQTVDLFEGKDLAAVQRTLMTLGSLAVTKDDGNYKGDPNWFHRKAQENRRDFSEEQLSEGKNVIGLQMGTNKGASQAGMTGYGRPRQIINNP; encoded by the exons ATGGCAAACAAAGGTCCTGCCTACGGTCTGAGCCGTGAGGTTCAGAGTAAGATTGATAAGAAATATGACCCAGAACTGGAAGAAAGGCTGGTAGAGTGGATCGTTGCCCAGTGTGGATCTGCAGTTGGCCGGCCTGAAGAAGGCAAGACTGGCTTCCAAAAGTGGCTCAAGGATGGATGT gTTCTGTGTGAACTTATCAACAGTCTGCATGGAGCCAACAAGCCGGTCAAGGCCATCAAGAGCTCTGGCATGGCATTTAAGCAGATGGAGCAAATCTCCATGTTCCTCAGAGCTGCGGAAAATTATGGCATCACGAAAACTGACATGTTCCAGACTGTAGACCTCTTTGAAG GGAAAGACCTGGCTGCTGTTCAGAGAACCCTGATGACTCTGGGCAGTTTGGCAGTCACAAAGGATGATGGGAATTACAAAGGAGACCCCAACTGGTTCCATAG gaaggCCCAAGAGAACAGGAGGGATTTCTCAGAGGAACAGCTGAGCGAAGGCAAAAATGTCATTGGCCTGCAAATGGGCACAAATAAAGGAGCATCTCAAGCTGGCATGACAGGCTACGGGCGTCCCAGACAGATCATCAACAACCCCTGA
- the mpzl2b gene encoding myelin protein zero-like protein 2b: MFNPVFRTWLLFFLGALVPGVRHVSGIEIYTPSEIEAVNGTDVKLKCTFSSTQPVTLTTAVVSWSFRGINSKVDESVFYYQESGHPPLEGRFKDHVVWSGDVLKKDASITLQKVQPTFNGTYICQVRNRPDVHGISGEITLKVVDKVSMSEIGMLAAAVGGACAVVLVLLAIVVAVRFHRRKKMEKDIELHHPKPGVL; this comes from the exons atgtttaatcCCGTGTTTCGGACGTGGCTTCTGTTTTTCCTGGGAGCGCTGGTGCCAG GGGTGCGACATGTCAGTGGAATAGAAATATACACTCCAAGTGAGATTGAAGCGGTCAACGGGACGGATGTGAAACTGAAGTGCACCTTCAGCTCCACTCAGCCAGTGACACTCACTACCGCTGTGGTGTCCTGGAGCTTTCGCGGCATTAATTCAAAAGTTGATGAGTCG gtGTTTTACTACCAGGAGAGCGGACATCCTCCTTTAGAAGGGCGGTTTAAAGACCATGTGGTGTGGTCGGGGGATGTTCTGAAAAAAGACGCTTCCATCACTCTGCAAAAAGTGCAGCCAACCTTCAATGGTACCTACATCTGCCAGGTGCGCAACCGCCCAGATGTGCATGGCATCAGTGGGGAGATCACCCTAAAAGTCGTCGACAAAG TTTCCATGTCTGAGATTGGCATGCTGGCAGCAGCAGTTGGAGGTGCCTGTGCTGTAGTCCTGGTCCTCCTTGCTATAGTTGTGGCAGTGAGGTTCcacaggagaaagaaaatggaaaaggatATTGAGCTGCACCACCCCAAGCCGGGTGTGTTGTGA
- the pafah1b2 gene encoding platelet-activating factor acetylhydrolase IB subunit beta, which translates to MSGDEVNPAAVAQPVEDVHGDGRWISQHTRFVQECKDAEPDVLFVGDSMIQLMQQYEVWRELFSPLHALNFGIGGDTTCNVLWRLQNGELENIRPKVVVLWVGTNNYEHTAEQVAGGILAIVELLISCLPKAKIVVLGLLPRGEHPNPLREKNAAVNGFLRSWLPRLGQAQLLDVSGEFVHSGGAISQQDMFDFLHLTLSGYRNVSKPLSDLLLQILEDTPEERRASLV; encoded by the exons ATGAGCGGCGACGAAGTGAACCCAGCTGCGGTGGCTCAGCCGGTGGAGGATGTACATGGAGATGGACGCTGGATCTCACAG CACACAAGATTCGTGCAGGAGTGTAAGGATGCTGAACCAGATGTTCTGTTTGTGGGGGATTCTATGATACAGTTAATGCAGCAGTATGAG GTCTGGAGGGAGTTGTTCTCTCCTCTTCATGCGCTCAACTTTGGTATTGGAGGGGACACCACGTGTAACGTGCTGTGGAGGCTGCAGAACGGAGAGCTGGAAAACATTCGTCCCAAG GTGGTGGTGTTGTGGGTAGGAACCAACAATTACGAACACACTGCAGAACAAGTTGCTGGAGGAATTCTTGCTATTGTAGAGCTGCTCATCTCCTGCCTCCCCAAGGCTAAGATAGTTGTTCTG GGTTTGTTGCCTCGAGGGGAGCATCCCAACCCTCTGAGGGAGAAGAATGCTGCTGTTAATGGCTTCCTGCGCTCCTGGCTTCCACGACTGGGACAGGCTCAGTTGCTGGATGTGAGTGGAGAGTTTGTCCACTCTGGAGGAGCCATCAGCCAGCAGGACATGTTTGACTTCCTTCACCTGACACTGTCAGGTTACCGTAACGTGTCCAAGCCCCTCAGTGACCTGCTGCTTCAAATACTGGAGGACACCCCAGAGGAGAGACGGGCGTCACTGGTTTGA
- the scn4bb gene encoding sodium channel, voltage-gated, type IV, beta b isoform X2, translating to MEVQWTGVKPPKLGPPHTIVGLIFFVLLGVWYAQALEMSVGKIPFLEAVNGSTVVIPCTYASCIGIKNLYFNWQFNDNGTMQKVCESVIPSEGIEPHVSIYRERVEFVGKNHNNNISILLWNITFEDGGEYTCFGRNPKEKDKNHSAIFNLIVVDELRVVDNTLTIIIASAVGGAIALLMGFMLLKNLTLFVLAKLEEKNKECLVTSSGIDNTENGLSGSKADSKPTPKKK from the exons ATGGAGGTCCAGTGGACTGGGGTTAAACCCCCAAAGCTGGGCCCTCCACACACCATCGTTGGCCTgattttctttgtgctgcttG GTGTGTGGTATGCTCAGGCCCTCGAGATGTCTGTGGGCAAGATTCCCTTCCTGGAGGCGGTGAATGGCAGCACAGTCGTGATACCTTGCACATACGCAAGCTGCATCGGCATCAAGAACCTGTACTTCAACTGGCAGTTCAATGACAATGGTACCATGCAGAAA GTGTGTGAGTCTGTGATCCCATCAGAGGGCATCGAGCCACATGTGAGTATATATCGAGAGCGGGTAGAGTTTGTGGGgaaaaatcacaacaacaacatttccaTCTTGCTGTGGAACATCACCTTCGAGGACGGAGGAGAGTACACCTGTTTTGGACGCAACCCAAAAGAGAAGGACAAGAACCACAGTGCCATTTTCAACCTCATTGTGGTGGATGAGT TGAGGGTGGTGGACAACACGCTGACCATCATAATAGCATCAGCTGTAGGTGGAGCCATCGCGTTGTTGATGGGCTTCATGTTGCTCAAGAACTTGACCCTCTTTGTTCTCGCCAAGCTTGAGGAGAAAAA TAAGGAGTGCCTTGTAACGTCATCAGGGATagacaacacagaaaatggCCTCTCAGGATCCAAAGCTGATTCAAAACCAacaccaaaaaagaaatga
- the scn4bb gene encoding sodium channel, voltage-gated, type IV, beta b isoform X3, with protein MSVGKIPFLEAVNGSTVVIPCTYASCIGIKNLYFNWQFNDNGTMQKVCESVIPSEGIEPHVSIYRERVEFVGKNHNNNISILLWNITFEDGGEYTCFGRNPKEKDKNHSAIFNLIVVDELRVVDNTLTIIIASAVGGAIALLMGFMLLKNLTLFVLAKLEEKNKECLVTSSGIDNTENGLSGSKADSKPTPKKK; from the exons ATGTCTGTGGGCAAGATTCCCTTCCTGGAGGCGGTGAATGGCAGCACAGTCGTGATACCTTGCACATACGCAAGCTGCATCGGCATCAAGAACCTGTACTTCAACTGGCAGTTCAATGACAATGGTACCATGCAGAAA GTGTGTGAGTCTGTGATCCCATCAGAGGGCATCGAGCCACATGTGAGTATATATCGAGAGCGGGTAGAGTTTGTGGGgaaaaatcacaacaacaacatttccaTCTTGCTGTGGAACATCACCTTCGAGGACGGAGGAGAGTACACCTGTTTTGGACGCAACCCAAAAGAGAAGGACAAGAACCACAGTGCCATTTTCAACCTCATTGTGGTGGATGAGT TGAGGGTGGTGGACAACACGCTGACCATCATAATAGCATCAGCTGTAGGTGGAGCCATCGCGTTGTTGATGGGCTTCATGTTGCTCAAGAACTTGACCCTCTTTGTTCTCGCCAAGCTTGAGGAGAAAAA TAAGGAGTGCCTTGTAACGTCATCAGGGATagacaacacagaaaatggCCTCTCAGGATCCAAAGCTGATTCAAAACCAacaccaaaaaagaaatga